Proteins encoded within one genomic window of Paraglaciecola psychrophila 170:
- a CDS encoding LTA synthase family protein, which yields MARGHLRWIYPILGFVACGLVFLSLSRIALTLWQLERVTEVDGFWWVLLQGVRFDVVLLAQLVVIPVLIIPLISIHHRGFNVIMPLLRYYFVLIAGLLIFIEFITPNFIEQYDFRPNILLIEYLAYPQEVMSMLLKAVPMQLFLAITATALLLWKFSKFLCFLEQKTAPTYSWSAPLLAMLGVLLCVGSARSTFGHRPVNPSTVVFSSDSLVNTLPLSSAYSVVYALYEKIKHEQGGKPIYGKMHTETVLGSIYQGMLLPESDFFDSHVTTLHTQRSELVSPPHGKKSLVIILQESLGADFVGKLGGQNLTPNIDKLAEQGIWFDNLYATGTRSVRGIEAVITGFLPTPARSVVKLGGSQNNFFTIGQLLAQQGYDTSFIYGGEAHFDNMKRFFSNNGFNKIIEQQDYVDPKFTGSWGVSDEDLLNKAHQTFSHLSTTQQPFFSLVFTSTNHSPFEFPDGRIELAEQPKNTVANAVKYADFALGQFIEKAKQSDYWQDTVFLIIADHSDRVYGNELVPIDKFHIPGLVLGGGIEPQIITQVASQIDMLPTMLSLMGVETSHPAIGRDLTRAECAQNEGRAMMQFGNNFAYMQDDRVVILQKEREPLGFVYSNKQLIPSGLDSDLAHKALAHSVWPVQAYENKAYRLP from the coding sequence GTGGCTCGTGGTCATCTTCGTTGGATCTATCCTATTCTTGGTTTTGTTGCCTGTGGATTAGTATTTTTAAGTCTCTCTCGCATAGCGTTAACGCTATGGCAGCTTGAGCGAGTAACAGAAGTCGATGGCTTTTGGTGGGTTTTATTACAAGGTGTCAGATTTGATGTGGTACTGCTCGCACAGCTTGTAGTGATACCCGTGCTAATCATCCCCTTAATCTCTATTCATCATCGTGGTTTCAACGTTATTATGCCATTGCTACGGTATTATTTTGTGTTGATTGCTGGGCTGCTGATATTTATCGAGTTCATCACGCCCAATTTCATCGAGCAATATGATTTTCGCCCCAACATATTGCTTATCGAATATCTTGCCTATCCTCAAGAAGTCATGTCGATGCTACTCAAAGCAGTGCCAATGCAATTATTCTTAGCAATAACGGCTACGGCCCTGCTGCTATGGAAATTCTCGAAATTCTTATGCTTTTTGGAGCAAAAAACGGCACCTACCTATAGCTGGAGCGCACCATTGCTTGCGATGCTTGGCGTATTGTTGTGTGTTGGCAGCGCCCGTTCTACATTTGGGCATCGACCTGTTAACCCCAGCACAGTGGTTTTTTCGTCGGACTCTCTTGTGAATACATTACCCCTTAGTTCAGCTTATTCAGTCGTTTACGCACTCTATGAAAAAATCAAACATGAGCAAGGTGGTAAGCCTATTTATGGCAAAATGCATACAGAGACGGTTTTAGGATCCATTTATCAGGGCATGCTGCTTCCAGAGAGTGATTTTTTTGATAGTCATGTTACTACTTTGCACACTCAGCGCAGTGAGCTGGTTTCACCGCCTCATGGTAAAAAGAGCTTGGTCATTATTTTACAAGAAAGCTTAGGGGCTGACTTTGTAGGTAAACTTGGCGGACAAAACCTGACCCCTAATATTGATAAATTAGCAGAGCAAGGAATCTGGTTCGATAACCTTTATGCCACAGGTACCCGTTCAGTCAGAGGTATTGAAGCGGTTATTACAGGTTTTTTGCCGACCCCCGCTCGAAGTGTTGTAAAGCTTGGAGGTAGTCAAAACAACTTTTTCACTATTGGCCAATTGTTGGCACAACAGGGTTATGACACGTCATTTATTTACGGCGGCGAGGCACACTTCGATAACATGAAGCGGTTTTTTAGTAACAACGGTTTCAATAAGATTATTGAACAGCAAGACTATGTAGACCCTAAATTTACTGGGTCATGGGGAGTATCTGATGAGGACTTGCTCAATAAAGCACATCAAACCTTTAGTCACTTATCGACTACTCAGCAACCATTTTTTAGCTTAGTTTTTACTTCTACCAATCATTCACCCTTTGAGTTTCCTGATGGTCGAATAGAGCTAGCAGAACAACCCAAAAATACCGTTGCCAATGCTGTCAAATACGCTGACTTTGCGCTGGGTCAATTTATAGAAAAAGCCAAACAATCAGATTACTGGCAAGACACCGTATTTCTTATCATCGCTGATCACAGTGACCGGGTATACGGCAACGAGCTCGTGCCCATTGATAAATTCCATATTCCTGGCTTAGTTCTTGGGGGAGGTATTGAACCCCAAATCATCACTCAAGTCGCCAGCCAAATCGATATGCTTCCGACCATGCTGTCACTGATGGGGGTTGAAACAAGCCACCCAGCTATAGGACGAGATTTAACCAGGGCTGAGTGTGCCCAAAATGAAGGTCGAGCCATGATGCAGTTTGGAAACAACTTTGCTTATATGCAAGATGACCGAGTTGTCATACTTCAAAAAGAACGTGAACCTTTAGGGTTTGTCTACTCAAACAAACAACTCATTCCCAGTGGACTCGATAGTGACTTAGCGCATAAAGCGTTGGCACATTCTGTATGGCCTGTTCAAGCATATGAAAACAAGGCATACAGGTTGCCTTAA
- a CDS encoding TonB-dependent receptor, with amino-acid sequence MQLKPSNLHTSITKALALSACMTIGLSANAQDVQKKEKQGFETITVTAQKRVENLNEVPIAVSVLREDQINSAFSANIEGLQALVPSVSFRKGNTTRNSAITIRGVGTISFSVAAEPSVSTVVDGVVLGRSGQAFVDLYDLERIEVLRGPQGTLFGKNASAGVVNITTKRPSDEFGGSFEATLFQDNEYRLKTSVTGPLNDNVSGSLTVLKSQFDGYINNVYNNETVNGYDKEGVRAMLDIEAAGETDVLFIFENMNSNDSCCADLELAPSNRHVSEASPNSSGNGDLDLEQRQIDHDFETRTLDETTAFSIQVDKELGDHQLTSITAWRGWNNTEFREGDFTSTAGDSILPVFGVPFQLHDIGAQEWDQISQELRIASPTDGALDYQAGFFWWNQKSERNFTRDASCQNNAGIFDEALGRNVGGQFDSAISGYLDNNNINNAPSPADIANFIASENLSCNANDIVSATAFMKTEFANWALFADGKYHISDDFRLLFGVRYTDDEVNYSHNRRSNDQYSRTGVGVRSADTDFDGSTDESNVSGKFGAQFDINDDSMVYATYSQGYKGPAFNVFYNMAPNDTLPISKETSDAYELGYKYASRNLIFNAAIFRTEIDGFQANNSELLDGVTISRLTNAGSVITQGIEFDFMWQATEQLTLTGGMSSVDAEVDQFLCPDGTTTSCDVVSGTDLPYSPDLKYSVTGEYVWELDDMEIYLNGSYVYTDELFVGAPGGSADTVNPPVDLLPDYAVLNASLAFSFNDDDYRISIIGKNLTDESYVTTYSGDNFRYQIPRDADRYFGVQLRAKF; translated from the coding sequence ATGCAACTTAAACCCAGTAACTTACACACCAGTATTACCAAAGCGCTTGCACTGTCTGCTTGTATGACTATTGGCCTAAGCGCCAATGCACAAGACGTGCAGAAGAAAGAAAAGCAAGGTTTTGAAACAATCACGGTTACCGCGCAAAAGCGTGTTGAAAACTTAAATGAAGTGCCCATTGCAGTATCTGTTCTCAGAGAAGATCAAATCAACTCTGCGTTTTCCGCAAATATTGAAGGCCTTCAGGCGTTAGTACCTTCAGTTAGTTTTAGGAAAGGTAACACTACCCGTAACTCAGCTATTACGATTCGAGGTGTAGGCACAATTTCATTTAGTGTGGCTGCTGAACCCAGCGTATCGACCGTAGTTGATGGTGTGGTGCTAGGGCGTTCTGGACAAGCATTCGTAGATTTATATGACCTTGAGCGTATTGAAGTATTACGTGGACCACAAGGTACACTTTTTGGTAAAAACGCATCCGCAGGTGTGGTTAACATCACCACTAAACGCCCATCAGATGAGTTTGGAGGCAGCTTTGAAGCGACTCTATTTCAAGATAACGAATACCGTTTAAAAACTAGTGTAACAGGCCCACTCAACGATAATGTTAGTGGTAGTTTAACGGTGCTAAAATCGCAATTTGATGGTTACATTAATAATGTATACAACAACGAAACGGTTAATGGATACGATAAAGAAGGTGTCCGCGCCATGCTTGATATCGAGGCGGCTGGTGAAACCGATGTCTTGTTTATCTTTGAAAATATGAATTCAAATGACAGCTGTTGCGCAGATTTAGAGCTCGCGCCAAGTAACCGTCATGTTTCTGAAGCCTCCCCAAATAGCTCAGGCAATGGCGATTTAGACTTAGAACAGAGACAAATAGACCATGACTTTGAAACGCGTACTCTAGATGAAACCACAGCATTTTCTATTCAAGTAGACAAAGAGCTGGGCGACCATCAATTAACATCAATTACCGCATGGCGCGGTTGGAACAATACTGAATTCCGTGAAGGTGATTTTACATCCACAGCTGGTGATTCCATTTTACCTGTATTTGGTGTGCCATTTCAATTACATGATATTGGCGCTCAGGAATGGGACCAAATATCTCAAGAATTGCGCATTGCCTCGCCTACTGATGGAGCCCTTGATTACCAAGCAGGATTTTTCTGGTGGAACCAAAAGTCTGAACGTAATTTTACTCGAGATGCGAGCTGTCAAAATAATGCAGGTATTTTTGATGAAGCACTTGGCAGAAATGTCGGTGGTCAATTTGATTCAGCCATTTCAGGTTATTTAGACAACAATAATATTAATAATGCCCCATCTCCAGCCGACATAGCCAACTTCATTGCCTCTGAAAATTTGAGTTGTAATGCCAATGATATAGTCAGCGCCACAGCCTTTATGAAAACTGAATTTGCTAACTGGGCACTGTTCGCCGATGGTAAATACCATATCAGTGATGATTTTAGATTATTGTTTGGTGTACGTTACACCGATGATGAAGTCAATTATTCTCACAATCGCAGAAGCAACGATCAATACAGCCGGACCGGTGTAGGTGTGCGTAGTGCTGACACTGATTTCGATGGCTCAACTGATGAATCAAATGTATCAGGGAAATTTGGCGCTCAGTTTGATATCAACGACGATAGCATGGTTTACGCCACATATTCACAAGGCTATAAAGGCCCAGCTTTTAATGTATTTTACAACATGGCTCCTAACGATACTTTACCCATATCGAAAGAAACATCTGATGCCTATGAACTCGGTTATAAATATGCCAGCCGTAACTTAATTTTTAACGCCGCGATATTCCGTACTGAAATAGATGGCTTCCAAGCCAACAACTCCGAACTGCTGGACGGTGTAACCATTAGCCGCCTAACTAACGCTGGATCTGTTATAACCCAAGGCATTGAATTTGATTTTATGTGGCAGGCAACAGAACAACTCACGCTGACAGGTGGAATGTCTAGTGTAGATGCAGAAGTCGATCAGTTTTTATGTCCTGACGGTACAACAACCAGTTGCGATGTTGTATCAGGAACAGACTTGCCCTATTCCCCTGACTTAAAATACTCAGTAACAGGCGAATATGTGTGGGAATTAGATGATATGGAAATTTATCTAAATGGCTCATATGTATACACGGACGAACTATTTGTAGGAGCCCCTGGCGGCTCAGCCGATACAGTCAACCCACCCGTCGACCTTTTGCCTGATTACGCAGTACTTAACGCAAGCTTAGCTTTCTCATTCAATGATGATGACTACCGTATCTCTATCATCGGCAAAAACCTAACCGACGAAAGTTATGTCACCACTTATAGTGGCGACAACTTCCGCTATCAGATCCCACGAGATGCTGATCGTTACTTTGGTGTGCAGTTACGCGCCAAGTTCTAA
- a CDS encoding TRAP transporter large permease, whose amino-acid sequence MSLSYFWVFILLLTAGAPVIFALLIGPGVSLILDGKEVFFSALLNRLYSGMNSFPLMAVPFFILAGELMNQGGITQSIVRFSQTLIGHYRGGLAQVNILSSVLFAGLSGSAVADTSALGKMLIPAMEQNGYSRRFAAAVTAASSVIGPIIPPSGIMILYAFIMNVSVAGMFLAGIVPGILICAGLMLMTSHIAKKRNYPIANAKATWHERGSALKSSFLPLLTPVILLGGIVLGVFTPTEAAAVAAGYALIITLFVTHTLKFNKLPSILVNAAVQSGTILLLVGSAVTFAWIITVSGMADTLASEIMGITDNVLLLLLIINLFLFAIGMFLDAGPAILILGPVLAPIFITLGIDPLHFAVIMCVNLTVGLATPPMGLVLFVAAAVSGEKTENIALEMLPFLAVEAAVIFLITYFPALTMTLPTFFGFA is encoded by the coding sequence ATGTCGTTAAGTTATTTTTGGGTATTTATTTTATTGTTAACCGCCGGTGCACCGGTCATTTTTGCACTGTTAATTGGCCCCGGTGTCAGCTTAATTTTAGACGGTAAGGAAGTGTTCTTCTCTGCCCTGTTAAATAGGCTTTATTCGGGCATGAATTCTTTTCCTTTGATGGCGGTACCGTTTTTTATACTTGCTGGCGAACTGATGAATCAGGGTGGTATCACTCAATCTATTGTCCGCTTTAGTCAAACGTTGATAGGCCACTATCGAGGTGGGTTAGCGCAGGTGAATATTTTATCTTCCGTATTATTTGCTGGTTTATCTGGTTCAGCAGTAGCAGACACTTCAGCCCTTGGTAAAATGCTTATTCCCGCCATGGAGCAAAATGGTTATAGCAGACGTTTTGCTGCAGCGGTGACTGCCGCGTCATCAGTCATTGGCCCTATTATCCCCCCCTCTGGCATTATGATTTTGTATGCGTTTATTATGAACGTATCTGTCGCTGGCATGTTTTTGGCCGGTATAGTGCCAGGCATTTTGATTTGCGCGGGTTTGATGTTAATGACCAGCCATATTGCCAAAAAACGTAATTACCCCATTGCTAATGCAAAAGCCACGTGGCATGAGCGTGGCAGTGCACTTAAAAGCTCTTTTTTACCACTGTTAACACCCGTTATTTTGTTGGGCGGCATAGTGCTAGGCGTATTTACCCCCACCGAAGCCGCCGCAGTAGCAGCAGGTTACGCACTGATTATCACCTTGTTTGTGACACACACTCTCAAATTTAATAAGTTGCCTTCTATATTAGTCAATGCCGCGGTGCAGTCTGGTACCATTTTATTATTGGTCGGCTCAGCGGTTACTTTTGCTTGGATCATTACGGTATCTGGCATGGCCGATACACTCGCCTCAGAAATAATGGGGATCACCGACAATGTGTTGTTACTACTGCTAATCATCAACTTATTTTTATTTGCCATAGGCATGTTCTTAGATGCAGGACCCGCCATCTTAATTTTAGGCCCTGTACTCGCTCCTATATTTATCACTCTGGGCATAGACCCGTTGCATTTTGCAGTGATCATGTGCGTGAATTTAACGGTGGGGCTGGCCACACCACCTATGGGTTTAGTGTTGTTTGTTGCTGCTGCGGTGTCAGGTGAAAAAACTGAAAATATAGCCTTAGAAATGCTGCCATTTTTAGCAGTAGAGGCAGCAGTCATTTTTTTGATTACTTACTTCCCTGCTCTCACTATGACCTTACCTACGTTTTTTGGATTCGCTTAA
- a CDS encoding GntR family transcriptional regulator, with amino-acid sequence MNKNRFDNKLSRPGLAFQPLYKQVEEHVTQLIVEQRWKPGDMLPNEFQLASELNVSQGTVRKALNSLTVAKILNRKQGIGTFVSEHTGHHSLYRFFPLIADGKTPELPKAELLSVETQVATKQVAEALELDSTAKVIVLSRRRILNDQFCMAETIFLPHKYFAILEKKPDVPHTLYHFYQTQFNLTVRDTRDIIKAVLATKKDAQMLGIQEGDPLLEVTRITHSLDNKAIEFRLSRCRSDHYHYLVELG; translated from the coding sequence ATGAATAAAAATCGTTTTGATAATAAACTTAGCCGCCCAGGGCTTGCTTTCCAGCCCTTATACAAACAAGTTGAAGAGCATGTGACCCAACTCATTGTCGAGCAACGTTGGAAGCCCGGTGATATGTTACCTAATGAGTTTCAATTAGCGAGTGAGCTGAATGTGAGCCAAGGTACGGTTCGTAAAGCCTTAAACAGCCTAACCGTTGCAAAAATTCTGAACCGTAAGCAAGGTATTGGGACCTTTGTATCTGAACATACTGGGCATCATAGTTTGTATCGATTTTTTCCTTTAATCGCAGACGGGAAAACCCCTGAATTACCCAAAGCTGAATTATTATCAGTGGAAACACAAGTGGCAACAAAACAGGTTGCTGAGGCCTTAGAATTAGACTCTACTGCGAAAGTGATAGTGCTGAGTCGGAGGCGAATTTTAAATGACCAGTTTTGCATGGCTGAAACCATCTTTTTGCCACACAAGTATTTTGCTATATTAGAAAAAAAGCCAGACGTTCCTCATACCCTTTACCACTTTTATCAAACTCAATTTAACCTTACAGTTCGTGACACCAGAGACATTATTAAAGCCGTGCTTGCCACAAAAAAAGATGCCCAGATGTTAGGCATACAGGAAGGGGATCCTTTGCTCGAAGTTACTAGAATTACCCACTCTTTAGACAATAAAGCCATTGAATTTAGATTAAGTCGCTGTCGTAGTGATCATTATCATTATTTGGTGGAACTGGGATGA
- a CDS encoding TRAP transporter small permease translates to MIKLQQTLFAINTPLGKLNFGIANIAKNVAGGLLALMLGMILAQVFFRYVLNDSLAWTEELAKFAMVWVACLVAPWAYREHLNVSIQMFADALPALLRRITELLITLLVMVICGIFFMQSLEFWQTGLSINASSVPVKLAYFYSCAPFAFGSICLVGLEKLIEQLCLPLDHCFAPQQDAT, encoded by the coding sequence ATGATTAAGCTGCAACAAACATTGTTTGCAATCAACACTCCCTTGGGCAAGTTGAACTTCGGCATTGCAAATATAGCCAAAAACGTAGCCGGAGGATTACTTGCACTTATGTTGGGCATGATACTGGCGCAGGTGTTTTTTCGCTATGTACTCAACGATTCGTTAGCGTGGACTGAAGAACTGGCTAAATTTGCTATGGTTTGGGTTGCGTGTTTAGTCGCACCTTGGGCGTATCGTGAACACTTAAATGTGTCAATTCAAATGTTTGCTGATGCATTGCCTGCACTGCTACGCAGAATAACTGAACTTCTGATCACCTTATTAGTGATGGTTATTTGCGGCATATTTTTTATGCAGAGTCTAGAATTTTGGCAAACAGGGCTAAGTATTAATGCGTCGTCTGTGCCCGTTAAATTGGCTTATTTTTATAGCTGCGCGCCTTTTGCATTTGGCTCAATTTGTTTAGTTGGCTTAGAAAAACTTATTGAGCAATTATGCTTGCCCTTAGATCATTGCTTCGCACCACAGCAGGATGCCACCTAA
- a CDS encoding TRAP transporter substrate-binding protein — MTSKRIVLLVIYGLITIGCLVGIFRANVTQAEFTIKASIQASTQDEDYVGLLAFKKYVEKSSSGRVQVQLYASGQFCGSVPECIGSLQSGVLEMFPSTAGGTGNFFAPAQVLDLPYVFTSDAQAECVLDGPILDKMRETVLSQGLNIRLIGVSNTGGWRNFATTNKPIRSPADLKGQKIRTTPADIQQELVRQLGANPTPISWAELYTALATGVVEGSKNGIQDIIGAKLEEHLKYIILDGHSYMATLWWFSEPVWKTLPADIQQIILEGFAKQKAAASELVATQESNSYKIFEQAGGTIYRPSITEKQAFKDASVNMRQWFITNFGQEWLDLLETSVKECDAILNEDMYTNGYN; from the coding sequence ATGACATCAAAACGCATCGTTTTACTGGTTATTTATGGCCTGATTACCATTGGCTGCTTAGTTGGGATCTTTCGAGCTAACGTCACTCAAGCAGAATTTACCATTAAAGCGTCGATTCAAGCCTCCACTCAGGATGAAGACTATGTGGGCTTATTAGCATTCAAAAAGTACGTTGAAAAAAGCAGTAGCGGACGTGTACAAGTACAGCTATATGCCTCAGGGCAATTTTGCGGCAGCGTACCCGAATGTATTGGCAGTTTACAGTCAGGCGTTCTAGAAATGTTCCCCAGTACAGCTGGCGGCACAGGTAATTTTTTTGCACCCGCACAAGTATTGGATTTACCTTATGTGTTTACTAGTGACGCACAGGCTGAATGTGTTTTAGATGGGCCCATCTTAGATAAAATGCGAGAGACTGTTCTTAGCCAAGGATTAAATATTCGTTTAATTGGAGTATCTAATACCGGAGGTTGGCGTAACTTTGCCACCACCAATAAACCGATCCGCAGTCCAGCAGATTTAAAAGGCCAAAAAATTCGTACTACCCCTGCCGATATTCAGCAAGAATTAGTCCGTCAGTTAGGGGCTAATCCTACTCCTATTTCTTGGGCTGAACTCTACACGGCTTTAGCTACGGGTGTAGTCGAAGGTAGTAAAAATGGGATCCAAGATATTATTGGCGCTAAATTAGAAGAGCACCTTAAATACATCATTCTTGATGGGCACTCATACATGGCCACACTTTGGTGGTTTTCTGAGCCCGTATGGAAAACCTTACCAGCAGATATCCAGCAAATTATACTAGAGGGATTCGCGAAACAAAAAGCAGCAGCCAGTGAATTAGTCGCTACTCAGGAAAGCAATTCTTATAAAATCTTTGAGCAAGCAGGCGGCACTATTTACCGCCCTTCTATCACAGAGAAACAAGCTTTTAAAGACGCCTCGGTCAACATGCGCCAGTGGTTTATCACTAATTTTGGACAAGAATGGTTGGATTTGTTGGAAACATCGGTTAAAGAATGTGACGCTATTCTCAATGAAGACATGTATACAAACGGATATAATTAA
- a CDS encoding glycoside hydrolase family 31 protein yields the protein MSQVNVTGAAYLADDASMMLPTSVGLLQVSFHSCGLRLRIAGRSNADYEMLLQEPEKLPCSLIHSEHSTTIISDNYELSVQHTPFSFALNCNGKSVQKTPNDGHFVRQYRMPPLAKTSQGWLFSLDLGAEEAVYGLGEKWSSLNKRGQFIRSYNHDALGVNAEVSYKNTPFAWSPSGWGVFVHTPAPVTHAVGYAPWSQRAYGLLIEDDALDIFIFKGKNGAEMIHQYTELTGKAPVPPVWSLGVILSKAYYKDVPELMATAKAVREHNMPCDVITLDGRAWQDTDTRFAFEWDPKRFANHPPSKVIAELKAMDFKVCIWEYPLVSVQNPLFEKMANKGWLLKDKRSGEAYRYQWDMSAFAEVLTPLPESGIVDFTHPDAFAFWLESHKPLFDLGIDMIKADFGEQVEDDNMLAHNGDSGHRLHNVYSLLYNRCVYQAADKYCQTGAFLFSRSAWIGSQRYPSQWGGDPQADWGGLIGSIRGALSWGMSGAPYFATDVGGFYKDTRDSELFVRWSQTAIFSAHIRLHGIGQREPWSYSPEAENAVNQALKLRYQLIPYIQTTMQQASETGLPVMRAMALAFPDDRLARGFEIQFMFGDNMLVVPCTQVGGEVEFYLPQGQWLRFPEQQVFSGGRVHKLTLTLDEIAVFVPAGHSVPIGPDVLHTEQLEQPTIGQQISHYWPTKMQSRND from the coding sequence GTGTCCCAAGTGAACGTGACAGGTGCGGCTTATCTTGCCGATGATGCTTCGATGATGCTGCCCACTTCGGTTGGCTTGCTTCAGGTAAGTTTTCATTCATGTGGGTTACGCCTTAGAATAGCAGGTAGGTCTAATGCCGATTATGAAATGCTACTGCAAGAGCCTGAAAAACTGCCTTGTAGTCTAATTCACTCGGAACACAGCACGACTATTATCTCAGATAATTATGAACTAAGCGTTCAACACACTCCTTTTTCATTTGCGCTCAATTGTAATGGGAAAAGTGTTCAAAAAACCCCAAATGATGGGCATTTTGTGCGTCAATACCGTATGCCACCTCTAGCAAAAACGTCGCAAGGTTGGCTGTTTAGTCTAGATTTAGGCGCAGAAGAAGCGGTGTATGGGTTAGGTGAAAAATGGTCGAGCTTGAATAAACGAGGTCAATTTATTCGCTCCTATAATCATGACGCTCTTGGGGTTAATGCCGAAGTCTCTTATAAAAACACACCTTTTGCTTGGAGCCCATCTGGCTGGGGCGTATTTGTACATACACCTGCCCCCGTGACTCACGCTGTTGGATATGCACCTTGGTCGCAAAGAGCTTATGGCTTATTGATAGAAGATGACGCATTAGATATCTTTATATTCAAAGGTAAAAATGGGGCTGAGATGATCCATCAATATACCGAGCTAACGGGTAAAGCTCCGGTACCGCCAGTGTGGAGTTTGGGGGTTATTTTGTCTAAAGCCTATTACAAAGATGTACCCGAACTAATGGCTACCGCAAAAGCGGTGCGTGAACACAATATGCCCTGCGATGTGATCACTTTAGATGGACGCGCATGGCAAGATACCGATACGCGCTTCGCCTTCGAATGGGATCCAAAGAGATTTGCCAACCACCCGCCCAGTAAAGTCATCGCTGAGTTAAAAGCCATGGACTTTAAAGTGTGTATTTGGGAATACCCTTTAGTATCGGTACAAAATCCCTTGTTTGAAAAAATGGCTAATAAAGGCTGGTTACTTAAAGATAAACGCAGCGGCGAAGCCTACCGTTATCAATGGGATATGAGTGCCTTTGCAGAAGTGCTTACGCCATTGCCTGAGTCAGGCATAGTCGATTTCACCCACCCCGACGCTTTTGCCTTTTGGCTTGAATCACACAAACCGTTATTCGACCTAGGCATAGACATGATCAAAGCCGACTTTGGCGAGCAAGTAGAAGACGACAACATGCTAGCCCACAATGGTGACTCTGGGCATCGATTACACAATGTGTATAGCCTGTTGTATAACCGCTGTGTGTATCAAGCAGCTGATAAATATTGTCAAACTGGTGCCTTCTTATTTAGCCGCAGCGCTTGGATAGGCTCGCAACGTTATCCCAGTCAGTGGGGCGGCGACCCTCAGGCAGATTGGGGTGGTTTAATTGGTAGCATTCGAGGTGCATTGTCTTGGGGAATGTCTGGCGCACCATATTTTGCCACTGACGTGGGCGGCTTTTACAAAGACACCCGCGATTCAGAGTTATTTGTACGTTGGTCTCAAACTGCAATATTTTCTGCCCACATACGCTTGCATGGTATAGGGCAAAGAGAGCCTTGGAGTTATAGTCCAGAAGCAGAAAATGCCGTTAACCAAGCTTTAAAATTGCGTTATCAACTTATTCCTTATATTCAAACTACGATGCAACAAGCCAGCGAAACTGGTTTGCCTGTAATGCGCGCTATGGCCTTAGCCTTTCCCGACGATAGATTAGCCAGAGGTTTTGAAATACAGTTTATGTTTGGTGATAATATGTTGGTGGTACCTTGTACTCAAGTCGGTGGCGAGGTGGAGTTTTATTTACCTCAAGGCCAATGGTTGAGATTCCCTGAACAACAAGTTTTTTCTGGGGGCAGGGTTCATAAACTAACTTTAACGCTAGATGAAATCGCCGTATTTGTTCCTGCCGGGCATTCAGTGCCTATTGGCCCTGATGTGTTGCATACAGAACAATTAGAGCAGCCTACCATCGGCCAGCAAATCAGTCATTACTGGCCAACTAAAATGCAATCTCGCAATGATTAA